One stretch of Euphorbia lathyris chromosome 7, ddEupLath1.1, whole genome shotgun sequence DNA includes these proteins:
- the LOC136234941 gene encoding zinc-finger homeodomain protein 5 → MELRAPENDIRTSVLPSTYQSSSGLERRNNNNNGNTNTNNTVLPYTQTLDRNSSVSSRGSNSKIRYRECLRNHAASVGGNVYDGCGEFMPGGEEGSLEALKCAACDCHRNFHRKEVDGETQFSPSSRRSAMVHSLQLPPPLPSPTVLHHQRYSTGLYTSPTAANMVQPMAVAFGGGGGGGTESSSEDLNVFHSNADGMPHPPPYVLSKKRFRTKFTQEQKERMMEFAEKVGWRINKQDEEEVDKFCADVGVRRQVFKVWMHNNKNMKKHHQLDQEQEQEPV, encoded by the coding sequence ATGGAATTAAGAGCTCCAGAAAATGATATAAGAACGTCAGTTCTTCCTTCTACTTATCAATCCTCATCAGGCCTAGAAAGAAGaaacaacaataataatggCAACACTAACACCAACAACACTGTCCTTCCGTACACCCAAACCCTAGATCGGAATTCATCCGTTTCTTCCAGAGGATCCAACTCCAAAATCAGGTACCGCGAATGTCTCAGGAACCACGCGGCCAGCGTCGGCGGAAATGTTTACGACGGATGCGGCGAGTTTATGCCGGGAGGCGAAGAAGGAAGCTTAGAAGCTTTGAAGTGCGCAGCATGTGATTGTCACCGGAATTTCCATCGGAAGGAGGTAGATGGAGAGACGCAATTTAGTCCTAGTTCGAGAAGAAGCGCGATGGTTCATAGTCTTCAATTACCGCCGCCATTGCCGTCTCCGACTGTGCTGCATCATCAGAGATATTCGACGGGGTTGTACACTAGTCCTACTGCGGCAAACATGGTGCAGCCGATGGCGGTGGCTTTTGGCGGCGGTGGAGGTGGAGGAACGGAGTCTTCTAGTGAAGATCTAAACGTTTTTCACTCTAATGCCGATGGAATGCCGCATCCGCCGCCTTATGTTTTGTCGAAGAAACGTTTCAGGACGAAGTTTACTCAGGAacagaaggagagaatgatggaGTTCGCTGAAAAAGTCGGGTGGAGAATCAACaaacaagatgaagaagaagtgGACAAGTTTTGCGCTGATGTTGGAGTGAGAAGGCAAGTTTTCAAAGTTTGGATGCATAACAATAAGAACATGAAGAAACATCACCAGCTAGATCAAGAACAAGAGCAAGAGCCAGTGTAA